A stretch of the Aegilops tauschii subsp. strangulata cultivar AL8/78 chromosome 4, Aet v6.0, whole genome shotgun sequence genome encodes the following:
- the LOC109763705 gene encoding indole-3-pyruvate monooxygenase YUCCA8-like — MDAMQGEQGNGGTSPRQSSCIVKGPIIVGAGPSGLAVAATLRRHAVPFTILERSDGIADLWTNRTYGRLRLHLPKVFCELPHVRFPPEFPTYPSKREFLRYLHSYTAHFSISPLFGRTVTRARFDEATSLWHVTAAADGGEVTEYVSKWLVVASGENAEVVVPKVKGRERFAGEVLHSSEYKSGERFKGKRVLVVGCGNSGMEMCLDLCEHGAIPFMSVRSGVHVLPREMLGSSTFGIAMKLLRWLPVKLVDMFLLLVAKMILGDTEKYGLKRPKLGPLESKEVTGKSPVLDVGAWSLIKSGNIKVVAEVESLGCNGARFVDGNEMAFDAVIFATGYRSNVPSWLQNDGFFTEDGKPKARCPSNWRGPNGLYCVGFSGRGLLGAGADALRAAADIAGSWQEEEMVAAGAGVGAATISPV; from the exons ATGGATGCCATGCAAGGAGAGCAAGGTAATGGTGGCACGAGCCCTAGGCAGAGCTCGTGCATTGTGAAGGGCCCCATCATCGTCGGCGCCGGCCCGTCAGGCCTCGCCGTGGCGGCCACCCTTCGCCGGCACGCGGTGCCCTTCACCATCCTCGAGCGCTCCGACGGCATCGCCGACCTCTGGACGAACCGCACCTACGGCCGCCTCCGCCTGCACCTCCCCAAGGTCTTCTGCGAGCTTCCCCACGTCCGCTTCCCGCCGGAGTTCCCCACCTACCCGAGCAAGCGCGAGTTCCTCCGCTACCTCCACTCCTACACCGCGCACTTCTCCATCTCCCCGCTGTTCGGCCGCACGGTGACGCGGGCGCGGTTCGACGAGGCGACGTCGCTGTGGCATGTGAccgcggcggcggacggcggcgaggtGACGGAGTACGTGTCCAAGTGGCTGGTGGTGGCCAGCGGGGAGAACGCGGAGGTGGTGGTGCCCAAGGTGAAGGGGAGGGAGCGGTTCGCCGGGGAGGTGCTGCACTCCAGCGAGTACAAGAGCGGGGAGAGGTTCAAGGGCAAGAGGGTGCTGGTGGTGGGATGTGGCAACTCCGGCATGGAGATGTGCTTGGACCTGTGCGAGCATGGTGCCATCCCTTTCATGTCAGTACGGAGTGGG GTGCACGTTTTACCAAGGGAGATGCTTGGATCCTCAACCTTCGGCATAGCCATGAAGCTGCTGCGATGGCTGCCGGTAAAGCTGGTGGACATGTTCCTCCTCCTGGTTGCAAAGATGATTCTTGGGGACACCGAGAAGTACGGGCTGAAGAGGCCCAAGCTGGGGCCTTTGGAGAGTAAGGAGGTGACCGGGAAGAGCCCTGTTCTGGACGTGGGGGCATGGTCCTTGATCAAATCCGGAAACATCAAG GTGGTGGCAGAAGTGGAGTCATTGGGCTGCAACGGGGCGAGGTTCGTGGACGGCAACGAGATGGCCTTCGATGCCGTCATCTTCGCCACCGGCTACAGGAGCAACGTCCCGTCATGGCTCCAG AACGACGGGTTCTTCACGGAGGACGGCAAGCCCAAGGCCAGGTGCCCCAGCAACTGGAGAGGCCCCAACGGGCTGTACTGCGTCGGGTTCTCCGGCCGGGGCCTGCTCGGCGCGGGCGCGGACGCGCTGCGTGCTGCCGCCGACATCGCCGGGAGTTGGCAGGAGGAGGAGATGGTGGCAGCTGGAGCTGGAGTTGGAGCGGCCACGATCTCCCCAGTGTGA